Proteins co-encoded in one Armatimonadota bacterium genomic window:
- a CDS encoding SPFH domain-containing protein, giving the protein MPDIVGLLTYAAAVVIVGLMILNAAIKIVREYQRLVVFRLGRSIGRKGPGIVFLIPIVDRAVWVDLREQFIEIPSQTCITRDNAPINIDFLIYYKVVDPESSVIQVADFAGAARGVATTTLRAVIGDIILDDVLARREQINQVLRAKLDEVTERWGVKVTTVEIREILPPKDVQEAMTRQMSAERTRRAVVTEADGKREAAIKVAEGEKQAAILRAEGDRQAAILRAEGFALALDTIFKVAQTVDAKTMALQYLETLKALGASPATKFIFPLEFTKLLGPLGDMAGAALGSERSERRPAAG; this is encoded by the coding sequence ATGCCAGACATCGTGGGACTGCTGACGTACGCCGCGGCCGTCGTCATCGTCGGCCTGATGATCCTCAACGCGGCCATCAAGATCGTCCGCGAGTACCAGCGGCTCGTGGTCTTCCGGCTGGGCCGCAGCATCGGCCGCAAGGGCCCGGGCATCGTCTTCCTCATCCCCATCGTCGACCGCGCCGTCTGGGTGGACCTGCGCGAGCAGTTCATCGAGATCCCCTCCCAGACATGCATCACCCGCGACAACGCGCCCATCAACATCGACTTCCTCATCTACTACAAGGTGGTCGACCCCGAGAGCTCGGTCATCCAGGTGGCCGACTTCGCGGGCGCGGCCCGCGGTGTGGCCACCACCACCCTGCGCGCGGTCATCGGCGACATCATCCTCGACGACGTGCTGGCCCGGCGCGAGCAGATCAACCAGGTACTGCGCGCCAAGCTCGACGAGGTGACCGAGCGCTGGGGCGTGAAGGTCACCACCGTCGAGATCCGCGAGATCCTGCCGCCCAAGGACGTGCAGGAGGCGATGACCCGGCAGATGTCGGCGGAGCGCACGCGCCGTGCGGTGGTCACCGAGGCCGACGGGAAGCGCGAGGCGGCCATCAAGGTGGCCGAGGGCGAGAAGCAGGCGGCGATCCTGCGCGCGGAGGGCGACCGTCAGGCGGCGATCCTGCGGGCCGAGGGGTTCGCGCTGGCGCTGGACACGATCTTCAAGGTGGCGCAGACCGTGGACGCCAAGACCATGGCCCTCCAGTACCTGGAGACCCTCAAGGCGCTGGGCGCAAGCCCGGCCACCAAGTTCATCTTCCCGCTGGAGTTCACCAAGTTGCTCGGACCGCTGGGCGACATGGCCGGTGCGGCGTTGGGGAGCGAGCGCAGCGAGCGACGGCCGGCGGCGGGCTAG
- a CDS encoding ROK family protein: MWYLGVDLGGTKILTAVVDETGQVAARVRAPTPQTGPAAVVEAIAATAQQALEAAGLPRGAVRAAGVGAPGPADPVTGTVFSPPNLPGWGDVPLADLLRARLEVPVAVENDANAAALGEHWVGAGRGVDDLLYITVGTGIGGGLILRGQLYTGTSGCAGEVGHMVIVPDGPRCACGRQGCLEAVASGPAIARAARAALEAGRPSVLSAVAAEELDAHAVARAAVEGDPLAREVFARAARYLGLAVANLVNLLNPAMVIIGGGVARAGDLLLAPVRRIVDAEAFARPAAAVRIVPAALGADAGALGAVAAARQRLA; the protein is encoded by the coding sequence ATGTGGTACCTGGGCGTGGACTTGGGCGGGACGAAGATCCTGACGGCGGTCGTAGACGAGACCGGCCAAGTGGCAGCCCGCGTGCGGGCGCCCACGCCGCAGACCGGGCCGGCCGCGGTGGTCGAGGCCATCGCCGCCACCGCCCAGCAGGCCCTCGAAGCGGCAGGCCTACCCCGCGGGGCCGTGCGCGCCGCCGGGGTCGGCGCGCCCGGCCCCGCCGATCCCGTCACCGGCACGGTGTTCAGCCCGCCCAACCTCCCTGGCTGGGGCGACGTGCCGCTGGCCGACCTGCTGCGCGCCCGGCTGGAGGTGCCCGTGGCCGTCGAGAACGACGCCAACGCGGCGGCGCTGGGCGAACACTGGGTCGGGGCCGGGCGCGGCGTCGACGACCTGCTCTACATCACGGTGGGCACCGGCATCGGCGGCGGGCTCATCCTGCGCGGCCAGCTCTACACCGGCACCTCGGGCTGCGCCGGTGAGGTCGGCCACATGGTGATCGTCCCCGACGGCCCGCGCTGCGCCTGCGGCCGGCAGGGATGCCTGGAAGCGGTGGCCTCGGGGCCCGCCATCGCGCGCGCGGCCCGCGCCGCGCTGGAGGCCGGCCGGCCCTCGGTCCTCTCGGCGGTGGCGGCCGAGGAGCTGGACGCGCACGCGGTGGCCCGGGCGGCGGTCGAAGGCGATCCGCTCGCGCGCGAGGTCTTCGCCCGCGCGGCCCGCTACCTGGGGCTGGCCGTGGCGAACCTGGTCAACCTGCTCAACCCCGCCATGGTCATCATCGGCGGCGGCGTGGCCCGTGCCGGCGACCTGCTGCTGGCTCCGGTGCGCCGCATCGTGGACGCCGAGGCCTTCGCGCGGCCTGCGGCGGCGGTCCGCATCGTGCCGGCGGCCCTTGGGGCGGATGCGGGTGCGCTGGGGGCTGTCGCCGCGGCACGCCAGCGCCTCGCCTAG
- the accC gene encoding acetyl-CoA carboxylase biotin carboxylase subunit: MFRKVLVANRGEIAVRVIRACRELGIRTVAVYSEADRGALHVKLADEAFCIGPASSAGSYLNIPNIMSTAELTGADAIHPGYGFLAENPRFAEIVADHKIVWIGPPARAIEAMGHKSAARALMHRHGVPIVPGSPGPVASEREALEIARQTGFPLIIKAAAGGGGRGMRVVHTAQELAAALQTARREAEAAFGNGEVYIEKYLGEPRHVEVQILADAHGHVVHLGARDCSVQRRHQKLIEESPPPRLRERTLAALARAAVRAAQAIGYVNAGTVEFLVDEHENIYFMEMNTRIQVEHPVTEMVTGLDLVKEQIRIAAGERLALAQRDVEIRGWAIECRINAEDPRHDFRPSPGPLTQFIPPGGPGIRVDTHCFPGYVVPPYYDSLLAKVIAWGRDRDEAIARMRRALLEFEIGGVRTTIPFHLAVLDNAFFRRGEVYTNFVQRRIDLSAL, translated from the coding sequence ATGTTCCGCAAGGTCCTGGTCGCGAACCGCGGCGAGATCGCGGTACGGGTCATCCGCGCCTGTCGCGAACTGGGCATCCGCACCGTCGCCGTCTACTCCGAGGCGGACCGCGGCGCCTTGCACGTGAAGCTGGCCGACGAGGCGTTCTGCATCGGCCCGGCGTCCAGCGCCGGCTCCTACCTCAACATCCCCAACATCATGAGCACCGCCGAGCTGACCGGGGCGGATGCCATCCACCCGGGCTACGGCTTCCTCGCCGAGAACCCGCGGTTTGCGGAGATCGTGGCCGACCACAAGATCGTCTGGATCGGTCCGCCGGCGCGGGCCATCGAGGCCATGGGCCACAAGTCGGCGGCCCGGGCGCTCATGCACCGCCACGGCGTGCCGATCGTCCCCGGCAGCCCCGGGCCCGTGGCGTCCGAACGCGAGGCGCTGGAGATCGCGCGCCAGACTGGCTTCCCCCTGATCATCAAGGCCGCAGCCGGCGGCGGCGGGCGGGGCATGCGGGTGGTGCACACGGCGCAGGAGCTGGCCGCCGCCCTGCAGACGGCGCGGCGGGAAGCCGAAGCCGCCTTCGGCAACGGCGAGGTCTACATCGAGAAGTACCTCGGCGAGCCGCGGCACGTGGAGGTACAGATCCTGGCCGACGCCCACGGCCACGTGGTGCACCTGGGCGCGCGCGACTGCTCGGTCCAGCGGCGCCACCAGAAGCTCATCGAGGAGTCGCCGCCGCCGCGGCTGCGCGAGCGCACGCTGGCGGCGCTGGCACGGGCCGCCGTGCGGGCCGCGCAGGCCATCGGCTACGTCAACGCCGGCACCGTCGAGTTCCTGGTGGACGAGCACGAGAACATCTACTTCATGGAGATGAACACCCGCATCCAGGTCGAGCACCCCGTGACCGAGATGGTCACCGGCCTGGACCTGGTCAAGGAGCAGATCCGCATCGCCGCCGGCGAGCGGCTGGCGCTGGCGCAGCGCGACGTCGAGATCCGCGGCTGGGCGATCGAGTGCCGGATCAACGCCGAGGACCCCCGCCACGACTTCCGCCCCTCGCCGGGCCCGCTGACGCAGTTCATCCCGCCCGGGGGGCCGGGGATCCGGGTGGACACCCACTGTTTCCCCGGCTACGTGGTGCCGCCGTACTACGACTCGCTGCTGGCCAAGGTCATCGCCTGGGGCCGCGACCGCGACGAGGCCATCGCGCGCATGCGGCGGGCGCTGCTGGAGTTCGAGATCGGCGGGGTGCGCACCACCATCCCCTTCCACCTGGCCGTGCTCGACAACGCCTTCTTCCGCCGGGGCGAGGTGTACACGAACTTCGTCCAGCGGCGTATCGACCTGAGCGCGCTGTAG